A window of Bacteroidota bacterium genomic DNA:
TTTACAGGAGGGAATAATATAGTTGTAGTATGGTCGTCAGGCAATGCGAAAACAGCTGCCGATTCTATTTGGACTTCTGTATATTTAGATTCTTCTGGCGCAGGAGTTCATGAAATCTTAAACTCGTTTTCGTTCTCGCTTCACCCTTCCATTACGAGCAATTATATTCACATAGAAGTATACAAACAGGAAATCACATTGGAGAAAATCCGCATCCTCGATATTATGGGAAAGGAAATAAATTCCATTGCTCTCTCTCAAAGAGAAAAGAAAAACCTTGTGGATGTTTCCAATCTTCAGAGCGGAATTTATTTTCTCGAAGTTTCCGCTGGAAGTTTCCGCAGTACAAGAAAGTTTGTTAAGATAGATTAACGATTGTTTCTCCTCTCTTAATTTCTTTTTCAGTAAATTCGCTCTGAAAATTTTACAACGTGCCTGTCATTTCAAAAATATCTTCTTCGCAATACTGCAATTCTCTTTTTGAATATTCCCGCTTCAAAACGCGCGAAGTGAAAGTTGGGGATTTAGGAATTGGCGGAAACAATCCCATCCGCATTCAGTCCATGACCACGACCGATACGATGAATACAATTAAAACCGTTGAGCAATCCATCCGCATGATTGAAGCAGGATGTGAACTCGTGAGAATCACCGCGCCAAGTCTGAACGAAGCAAAGAATTTGGAGAACATAAAAAGTGAATTGCGCAAGCGCGGATATAACACTCCGATTTGCGCTGATATACATTTTACTCCCAATGCAGCGGAAACCGCAGCAAGAATTGTAGAAAAAGTTAGAGTGAATCCCGGAAACTATGCCGACCGAAAAAAATTTGAACATATTGAATACACTGATAAAAGTTACGATGAAGAACTGGAAAGAATCCGCGAGCGACTTACTCCTCTTGTAAAAATCTGCAAAGAGAACGGAACAACTATGAGAATCGGAACCAATCACGGTTCGCTCAGCGATAGGATTCTCAGCCGCTACGGTGATACTCCGCTTGGAATGGTGGAAAGCGCTTTCGAATTCCTGCGCATCTGCGAAGAAAATAATTTTCATGAAATTATTCTTTCAATGAAAGCCAGCAACACGCAGGTGATGGTGCAAGCATATCGTTTGCTTGTGCATAAAATGATGGAGACAGACAGAAATTATCCTTTGCATTTAGGAGTGACAGAAGCCGGAGATGGAGAAGACGGAAGAATAAAATCTGCCGTAGGAATCGGAACGCTTTTGGAAGATGGACTCGGTGATACCATTCGCGTTTCGCTTACAGAAGAATCCGAATTTGAAATTCCTGTTGCGAAAAATTTAGCAGAGCGATATTCAAATAGAAAAAATCATAAACAAATTCCAACTGGCTCAAATCTCAAATATAATCCATTTGAATATTCAAGAAGAGACACTAAACAAGTCGGTAATATTGGTGGACATAATGTTCCGAGAGTGATTGCTGATTTTTCAGACAAGCAAAAGATTACTCCCGCGAAATTATTTTCTATAGGGTATAATTATTCTGTCCCGCTGGATAAATGGAATTTGACTGACCAGGCGTGCGATTATATTTATCTGGGAGATAATGAAATTGATTTTGAAATTCCGGGAACGCTGGGGTTAATTTATAATTCTCAAACTTTTGCGAAACTGAAAAATAAAACCCGCGCTTATCCTCTTTTCTGCGGGACTGAATATTTAAAAGCAAAAGATTCCTCGGCTCCGCTCGGAATGACAAGCCCAGAATTAAATTTTGTGGTGGTTGATATTGATGCATTAATTCACAATTCACAATTCACAATTCACAAGTTAGACCCAACTGTAGTTTTCGTGTTTGATACTATGAATGAACACGGAATGGCTGAACAGCGCAGAATGTTTTTTGAATTAACGGATTCTAAAATTCCTGTCATCATAAAAAGAAATTTTTTGAATCTTTCCGAAGAAAAATTTCAGTTGTATTCTTCCACAGATTTCGGAGGATTGTTTTTGGATGGCTTCGGAGATGGAATCTGGATCAAACAAAAAAATTGTGTGTCTCCTCAAATTATTAACTCAACTGCATTTGGAATTCTTCAGGCGACCCGCACACGGATTTCAAAGACGGAATATATTTCCTGTCCATCCTGCGGAAGAACATTGTTTGATTTACAGGAGACCACAGGAAAAATCCGAGCGCGAACTTCTCATCTCAAAGGAGTGAAAATAGGAATCATGGGTTGCATTGTAAATGGTCCCGGTGAAATGGCGGATGCGGATTACGGCTATGTGGGAACGGGCGTTGGAAAAATCACACTCTATAAAGGAAAAGAAGTGGTGAAAAGAAATATCTCTGCTGAGACGGCAGTGGATGAGCTCATCACGCTCATTAAAGAAGGCGGTGACTGGGTAGAAAAAGAAAATTAATTTGTTATAATAATTTTCTGTCCATGGATTTTATTTCCATAGGTGATTTTCAGAAAATAAATCCCATCTTGCAAATTCACATTTTCAACAAAAATTATTTTCTGATTCAAGGCATTTTTTTCTTCGGAATAAACTTTCTCCCCGAGCGTGTTAAACATTTCCATTTTTATTTTCCCTGAAACATTATTTTGCAATTCAATGAAAAAATTCCCATTGGAAGGATTCGGGTAAACAAAGGAATTTTCTTCCGGATAATTTTCTGCAAATCCGGTTACAGAACAATTTGAATTTTGAAAATTGATATAATCCGTCAGCACGCTGTATTTTTGCGAAGTAGTTTGATAAATATTCGTCAAAGCGCCCATCACGCCTGAACCCGCAAGGACAAAATGATTGAACAGCGTTGCTTTGGATAAAGTGCGCACTGAATCGAGCCACTCGTTATACAAATTATAAATTCTCACATCGCTTTGCATAGCGGTTATTGCTGTTCTAATAGCAGTGCATGTTACTGTTGAGGCGGCAATATTCGGACCGCCTTCGTAAAAAACCAATGAGGTGTTTCGGTTTTGCGCGATGGTATCAAATTTCCATTGCCATGCCATGCTCTCGTTCATGCGCGTTCTTCCGAGATTAATTAATGTGTCAATTAAAATTGTTGTTGGCTCGGTTGATAAAGTGGTGCAGTTAGCGTTCCATCTGGTATAGTCGGCCGCCTTAGGCGATATGTAAGGTGCGACAGAAATTGCATCAGCGCCACTGCCGTTGTTAAGAAGATAGTTCATCATGGTTGTCATTTGCGAAACGCCCTGATTCAGGTCGTTGCCCGAGCACAAACGCACCACGCGCGCAGCCATTGCAGAGCCGAATACATTTTTCCAGAGGTCAAAAGTTTTTTTGAAATGAAATGCTGTTTTCTGAGAATGATTTGTAAGGGTAGAAGAAGAATTATTCGGGTCGTCAATCCAATTATAATTTGTCGGTGACAACAATTGATTCCAGCATTCATTTGAATACTCCAGATAAATTTTCAGATTGGGATTTAAGTTGTCGCGGAATAAAGTTGCCAGTTGAATAATATAATTTGTATCCGCCTGCGTGGGAATGCTGAGCCAGCAATCTTTTTGTTGTTGATTGCAAAGCGCGATGGCATATTCCCATGCAATACCGATGGTATTTAAACTTCCGCCTGATGCGCCCTGCGTGTAATACGAAGGCAATCTCCTGTTCTGCCATTGCACTTCGGTATTGGTGTTCATGTTATTCCATTCCATAAACCGCAGCGCGGTGAACGGAGTTATTTTATTTATGAACGCCAGATTAAAAGTATCTGATACGGAATCATTCGGCATCATTACTTTTATATCCCGCACAGGATTGCTTACATCTGAAAAAACAATTTTCATGATGATGCCGTTGTTGGTTGGGGTGCTGACGGTAACATACTGCGAACCGTTACCGGAAGTAACATCCGCGCCCGAAGCATCTCCGCCAAACCGCAGCGTTCCGTTTCCGCTGAACCATACATAATAATTTCCCGAAGGATAATTTCCGCTGACGCCCTGCAGCATTTGCGCGCAAACCGAAATTCCAGACATGGGCGCCTGCAGCGGATAACCGTCAGCATCAAAAGAAAATAAAGACAACTGATTGGTATTTGTAGTTGTGGCGGCACCTGTGGATGATTGCGTGTAAAATGTATCACATCCCTTAATAATATTCGCAAACGGCTGCTGGTAATCAAAATTAAACTGGGCAGTGCGGATGCTGAACAAATTCATGCCGAGTTTCATGCGGCAGGTATCGGATGTTTGCGCATTTATTTTTCCCAGAAAGAAAAATAAAATAAAAACTGCCGGGAGTTGTTTCGCTTTCATCGGATTATTTTTG
This region includes:
- a CDS encoding T9SS type A sorting domain-containing protein encodes the protein MKAKQLPAVFILFFFLGKINAQTSDTCRMKLGMNLFSIRTAQFNFDYQQPFANIIKGCDTFYTQSSTGAATTTNTNQLSLFSFDADGYPLQAPMSGISVCAQMLQGVSGNYPSGNYYVWFSGNGTLRFGGDASGADVTSGNGSQYVTVSTPTNNGIIMKIVFSDVSNPVRDIKVMMPNDSVSDTFNLAFINKITPFTALRFMEWNNMNTNTEVQWQNRRLPSYYTQGASGGSLNTIGIAWEYAIALCNQQQKDCWLSIPTQADTNYIIQLATLFRDNLNPNLKIYLEYSNECWNQLLSPTNYNWIDDPNNSSSTLTNHSQKTAFHFKKTFDLWKNVFGSAMAARVVRLCSGNDLNQGVSQMTTMMNYLLNNGSGADAISVAPYISPKAADYTRWNANCTTLSTEPTTILIDTLINLGRTRMNESMAWQWKFDTIAQNRNTSLVFYEGGPNIAASTVTCTAIRTAITAMQSDVRIYNLYNEWLDSVRTLSKATLFNHFVLAGSGVMGALTNIYQTTSQKYSVLTDYINFQNSNCSVTGFAENYPEENSFVYPNPSNGNFFIELQNNVSGKIKMEMFNTLGEKVYSEEKNALNQKIIFVENVNLQDGIYFLKITYGNKIHGQKIIITN
- a CDS encoding T9SS type A sorting domain-containing protein; the encoded protein is MKSFIKFFICGIFFFSLSSSFAQQGTMSTQALVFPDSSYLGYSDSTISVIVKNLDTSVYSGSISIWIGTAYNGFSPVQFCFIQQVTLLPNDTVSTACNIIFDTTNFTGGNNIVVVWSSGNAKTAADSIWTSVYLDSSGAGVHEILNSFSFSLHPSITSNYIHIEVYKQEITLEKIRILDIMGKEINSIALSQREKKNLVDVSNLQSGIYFLEVSAGSFRSTRKFVKID
- the ispG gene encoding (E)-4-hydroxy-3-methylbut-2-enyl-diphosphate synthase, with amino-acid sequence MPVISKISSSQYCNSLFEYSRFKTREVKVGDLGIGGNNPIRIQSMTTTDTMNTIKTVEQSIRMIEAGCELVRITAPSLNEAKNLENIKSELRKRGYNTPICADIHFTPNAAETAARIVEKVRVNPGNYADRKKFEHIEYTDKSYDEELERIRERLTPLVKICKENGTTMRIGTNHGSLSDRILSRYGDTPLGMVESAFEFLRICEENNFHEIILSMKASNTQVMVQAYRLLVHKMMETDRNYPLHLGVTEAGDGEDGRIKSAVGIGTLLEDGLGDTIRVSLTEESEFEIPVAKNLAERYSNRKNHKQIPTGSNLKYNPFEYSRRDTKQVGNIGGHNVPRVIADFSDKQKITPAKLFSIGYNYSVPLDKWNLTDQACDYIYLGDNEIDFEIPGTLGLIYNSQTFAKLKNKTRAYPLFCGTEYLKAKDSSAPLGMTSPELNFVVVDIDALIHNSQFTIHKLDPTVVFVFDTMNEHGMAEQRRMFFELTDSKIPVIIKRNFLNLSEEKFQLYSSTDFGGLFLDGFGDGIWIKQKNCVSPQIINSTAFGILQATRTRISKTEYISCPSCGRTLFDLQETTGKIRARTSHLKGVKIGIMGCIVNGPGEMADADYGYVGTGVGKITLYKGKEVVKRNISAETAVDELITLIKEGGDWVEKEN